In one Thermanaerovibrio velox DSM 12556 genomic region, the following are encoded:
- the flgB gene encoding flagellar basal body rod protein FlgB — translation MRGDLTWDVIQTDLNGLSRRMGAVAQNLANANTPRYARREVTFEDQLKAVIDQPSRLPMTVSHERHMANVPLGVDQVRPVESRVQDEIYRYDGNNVDPEVEMAKLAETRMLYQAMTRVLSRKIAMYRTAIGGSR, via the coding sequence ATGAGAGGGGACTTGACCTGGGACGTCATCCAGACGGATCTTAACGGGCTTTCTCGAAGGATGGGGGCGGTGGCTCAGAACCTGGCCAACGCCAACACCCCTCGATATGCCCGTAGGGAGGTAACCTTTGAGGACCAGCTCAAGGCGGTGATAGACCAGCCTTCAAGGCTCCCCATGACGGTGAGCCATGAGAGGCACATGGCCAACGTCCCCCTTGGGGTGGACCAGGTTCGGCCGGTGGAGTCCAGGGTTCAGGACGAGATATACCGATATGACGGCAACAACGTGGACCCGGAGGTGGAGATGGCCAAGCTGGCGGAGACCAGGATGCTCTATCAGGCCATGACCAGGGTTTTAAGCCGCAAGATAGCCATGTACAGGACTGCCATAGGGGGTAGCCGCTGA
- a CDS encoding YifB family Mg chelatase-like AAA ATPase has protein sequence MSLALGVTLRGIDALPVEVEVQITGGLFSINVVGLPDASVREARERVRGALRSVGVSLKGRVTVNLAPADVPKEGALLDLPMGLAMMDAAGCRLPLKGAVFIGELSLDGRLRGVRGALPAALLARGLQVPLFLPADNAPEAAMIRGAEIYGASTIEEVVRHLRGEALIPRFEGDFGEDVNDPPEVDMRDVRGHVMAKRALEVAAAGHHNLMMVGPPGSGKTMLAKALKGILPPLGDSEMIEVMAVHSVAGLKLRHGRSRPFRPVHPTASSVAICGGGSSLRPGEISLAHRGVLFLDEFPEFQRDVIEAMRGPLEDGFIRVSRSSGTVEYPCRVLLVCSANPCPCGYLGDPGGCCRCGPGEIHRYRRKLSGPILDRIDMHVTVPRLTPAELMEASAAEGESSQAVRERVVGAREVQRDRWEPMGFLCNSEVPEGILRRHVGLVREAKEMLKEAVGAFGLSGRGVSRVLRVARTVADLAGSPKVEAVHVAEALSYRNRGEAMP, from the coding sequence TTGAGCCTGGCTTTGGGGGTGACCCTTAGGGGGATAGATGCGCTTCCGGTGGAGGTGGAGGTCCAGATAACCGGTGGGCTATTCTCCATAAACGTGGTGGGGCTTCCGGACGCCTCGGTGAGGGAAGCCCGGGAGAGGGTGAGGGGGGCCCTTAGGTCGGTTGGGGTCTCGCTTAAAGGGCGGGTGACCGTGAACTTGGCCCCCGCGGACGTGCCCAAGGAGGGAGCCCTGCTCGACCTGCCCATGGGGCTTGCAATGATGGATGCGGCGGGTTGCCGGCTGCCCCTGAAGGGGGCGGTCTTCATAGGGGAGCTGTCGTTGGACGGGAGGCTCAGGGGGGTTAGGGGGGCTCTGCCGGCGGCGCTCCTGGCTAGGGGGCTTCAAGTGCCCCTCTTCCTGCCCGCCGACAACGCCCCGGAGGCCGCCATGATCCGTGGGGCGGAGATCTACGGGGCCTCGACCATTGAGGAGGTTGTTCGCCATCTTAGGGGAGAGGCGTTGATACCCCGGTTCGAGGGGGATTTCGGTGAAGATGTCAACGATCCACCGGAGGTGGACATGAGGGACGTAAGGGGCCATGTTATGGCCAAGAGGGCCCTCGAGGTGGCCGCCGCGGGGCATCACAACCTCATGATGGTGGGCCCCCCGGGATCCGGGAAGACCATGCTTGCCAAGGCCCTCAAGGGCATCCTGCCCCCCCTTGGGGACTCGGAGATGATAGAGGTCATGGCGGTTCACAGCGTGGCGGGGTTGAAGCTGCGCCACGGCAGGTCAAGGCCCTTCCGGCCGGTGCACCCCACCGCCAGCTCGGTGGCCATATGCGGGGGTGGATCCTCCTTGCGGCCCGGGGAGATCAGCCTGGCCCACCGGGGAGTCCTGTTTTTGGACGAGTTCCCGGAGTTTCAGAGGGACGTGATCGAGGCCATGAGGGGGCCCCTGGAGGACGGTTTCATAAGGGTGAGCCGCTCCTCCGGAACCGTGGAGTACCCGTGCAGGGTCCTTCTTGTGTGTTCCGCCAACCCCTGTCCCTGTGGATACCTCGGTGACCCCGGGGGCTGCTGTCGCTGCGGTCCCGGGGAGATACACCGCTACAGGCGTAAGCTGTCCGGGCCCATCCTGGACAGGATAGACATGCACGTCACGGTGCCAAGGCTCACGCCGGCGGAGCTCATGGAGGCCTCCGCAGCGGAGGGGGAGTCCAGCCAGGCGGTGAGGGAGAGGGTGGTGGGGGCTCGGGAGGTGCAGAGGGACCGTTGGGAACCCATGGGGTTCCTGTGCAACTCCGAGGTGCCCGAGGGGATCCTTAGGAGGCACGTGGGGCTTGTCAGGGAGGCAAAGGAGATGCTGAAGGAGGCGGTAGGGGCCTTTGGCCTCAGCGGACGGGGTGTGAGCCGGGTGCTTAGGGTGGCGAGGACCGTGGCGGACCTCGCGGGTTCTCCCAAGGTTGAGGCGGTGCACGTGGCGGAGGCCTTGTCCTACCGAAATCGCGGGGAGGCCATGCCGTGA
- a CDS encoding YraN family protein → MAGSGSSRGAMGERMGAEYLSQMGWRVLERNVRYPFGEIDIVAQDGSELVFVEVRLRRSNPFQEAADTVGPRKIRRLEMAARAFAESRGFRGSYRIDLLAIDEGPSGFRFELYRDITGG, encoded by the coding sequence GTGGCAGGTAGCGGTTCCTCAAGGGGTGCGATGGGGGAGAGGATGGGAGCCGAGTACCTCTCCCAGATGGGCTGGCGGGTTCTGGAGAGGAACGTGAGGTATCCCTTCGGGGAGATAGACATAGTGGCCCAAGACGGTTCTGAGCTTGTCTTCGTGGAGGTTCGTTTGAGGAGGTCCAACCCGTTTCAGGAGGCGGCGGACACGGTGGGGCCTAGAAAAATCCGGCGCCTTGAGATGGCCGCCAGGGCTTTTGCGGAGTCCAGGGGGTTTCGTGGGAGCTACCGGATAGATCTTCTGGCCATAGATGAGGGGCCTTCGGGCTTCCGCTTTGAGCTTTACCGGGACATAACCGGGGGGTGA
- the hslV gene encoding ATP-dependent protease subunit HslV: MFKGTTVVCVRRDSRVAMAGDGQVTLGSQIVKTRARKVRPLKWNVLAGFAGSTADAMTLFERFERSLDANKGDLLKASVELVKEWRTDRALRRLEAMMLVADLDRTLLLSGSGDVLEMEEQCASIGSGSGYALAAARAFLEGTDWDAGSIAKRSLEIASEICIYTNSHVTLEEIAR, from the coding sequence TTGTTTAAGGGTACTACCGTGGTGTGTGTGAGGAGGGATTCCAGGGTTGCCATGGCGGGGGACGGTCAGGTAACATTGGGGTCTCAGATTGTGAAAACAAGAGCTAGGAAGGTCCGTCCTTTGAAGTGGAACGTGTTGGCGGGGTTTGCGGGTTCCACCGCGGATGCCATGACCCTTTTCGAGAGGTTTGAGAGGAGTTTGGACGCCAACAAGGGGGATCTTCTCAAGGCCTCGGTGGAGCTGGTTAAGGAGTGGCGAACCGACCGGGCTTTAAGGCGCCTTGAGGCCATGATGTTGGTGGCGGACCTCGATAGGACGCTTCTCCTGTCCGGTTCGGGGGACGTTTTGGAGATGGAGGAGCAGTGTGCTTCCATCGGGTCCGGCTCTGGCTACGCCTTGGCGGCGGCGAGGGCCTTTTTGGAGGGTACCGACTGGGATGCCGGGTCTATAGCCAAGAGGTCTTTGGAGATAGCGTCGGAGATATGCATATACACCAATTCCCACGTCACGTTGGAGGAAATAGCGAGATGA
- a CDS encoding EscU/YscU/HrcU family type III secretion system export apparatus switch protein encodes MAKGGSSKARKAAALRYDEDRDAAPVLVASGRGHLAEKILELAREARVPIVEDAALVSALLALEVGDEIPPELYGAVAKVLAFVMEMERRASGGR; translated from the coding sequence GTGGCCAAGGGCGGATCTTCCAAGGCGCGGAAGGCGGCGGCTTTGAGGTACGACGAAGATCGGGATGCCGCTCCGGTGTTGGTGGCCTCCGGTCGGGGGCACTTGGCGGAGAAGATACTGGAGCTGGCCCGGGAGGCCAGGGTCCCGATAGTTGAGGACGCTGCGCTGGTGAGTGCCCTGCTGGCCCTGGAGGTGGGGGATGAGATCCCCCCGGAGCTTTACGGGGCGGTGGCGAAGGTGTTGGCCTTCGTGATGGAGATGGAGAGGAGAGCCTCCGGTGGCAGGTAG
- the trmFO gene encoding methylenetetrahydrofolate--tRNA-(uracil(54)-C(5))-methyltransferase (FADH(2)-oxidizing) TrmFO — protein sequence MRFDVSVIGGGLAGSEAAFRLARMGFNVALYEMRPVKQGPAHKTGLLGELVCSNSLGADQPSAPAGILKAEMRRLGSVMMGCADRNRVPAGRALAVDREGFARDVTEVLSSLPNLRVIREEVSEIPDGPCIIATGPLTSSEMAGSLKELVGEEFLYFYDAASPIVTIESVDMSRCYLGSRYGEGEDYINCPLTEEEYLAFWEALVSAEQVKRHEFEDSRFFEGCLPVEEIARRGRDTLRFGPMRPVGLPGPDGREPYAVVQLRQDNREGTLYNLVGFQTNLLWGEQDRVFRMIPALRDAEFVRKGVMHRNLYVCAPRVLDGYLRPRGAGREDVFLAGQITGVEGYVESAAMGVCAAIFMGRVLRGGSLPEFPEETAVGSLLKYLREARPEGFQPMNVNLGIFPPLRERIRDRRERCYRYFDRAAAALERFLEDNPDLLPRWA from the coding sequence ATGAGGTTTGATGTTTCCGTGATCGGCGGCGGTCTTGCGGGCAGCGAGGCCGCCTTCAGGCTTGCGAGGATGGGTTTTAACGTGGCCCTCTACGAGATGAGGCCCGTGAAGCAGGGGCCTGCGCACAAGACCGGTCTTTTGGGTGAGCTGGTGTGCAGCAACTCCCTTGGGGCGGATCAGCCGAGTGCCCCCGCGGGGATACTGAAGGCGGAGATGAGGCGCCTTGGCAGCGTGATGATGGGCTGTGCGGACCGCAACCGGGTGCCCGCCGGGAGGGCCCTGGCGGTGGACCGGGAGGGTTTTGCCAGGGACGTCACGGAGGTCCTGTCCTCCCTTCCGAACCTCCGGGTTATAAGGGAGGAGGTATCGGAGATCCCCGATGGGCCCTGCATCATAGCCACCGGGCCTTTGACGTCCTCGGAGATGGCGGGTTCCCTGAAGGAGCTTGTGGGGGAGGAGTTCCTGTACTTCTATGACGCCGCTTCCCCCATAGTTACAATCGAGAGCGTGGACATGAGCCGCTGTTATCTGGGGAGCCGCTACGGGGAGGGGGAGGACTACATAAACTGTCCCCTCACGGAGGAGGAGTACCTGGCCTTTTGGGAGGCCCTGGTGTCCGCGGAGCAGGTTAAGCGCCACGAGTTCGAGGACAGCCGTTTCTTCGAGGGTTGCCTTCCCGTGGAGGAGATAGCCCGAAGGGGGAGGGACACCCTGCGGTTCGGCCCCATGAGGCCGGTGGGGCTCCCCGGCCCGGACGGCCGGGAGCCCTATGCGGTGGTCCAGCTCCGGCAGGACAACCGGGAGGGCACCTTGTACAACCTGGTGGGTTTCCAGACCAACCTCCTGTGGGGTGAGCAGGACAGGGTTTTCCGCATGATACCCGCTTTGAGGGATGCGGAGTTCGTCCGCAAGGGGGTCATGCACAGGAACCTGTACGTGTGTGCCCCGAGGGTTCTGGACGGGTACCTTAGGCCCAGGGGAGCCGGCAGAGAGGACGTTTTCCTCGCGGGACAGATAACCGGCGTGGAGGGGTACGTGGAGAGTGCCGCCATGGGGGTTTGCGCCGCCATCTTCATGGGCCGGGTCTTGAGGGGAGGGTCGCTTCCGGAGTTTCCGGAGGAGACCGCCGTGGGATCGCTGCTCAAGTACCTGAGGGAGGCCCGGCCGGAGGGCTTCCAGCCCATGAACGTGAACCTGGGAATCTTCCCTCCCCTTAGGGAGCGGATAAGGGACCGCCGGGAGAGGTGTTACCGGTACTTTGACAGGGCCGCGGCGGCCCTGGAGAGGTTCCTGGAGGATAACCCGGACCTTCTGCCAAGGTGGGCTTGA
- the topA gene encoding type I DNA topoisomerase — MAARGASKAAGASSGAKGKRSSSKGSAEGSRRRSKLGGAPAGGTLVVVESPTKARSLGKMLGAGYTVEASLGHVMDLPKGRLGVDVDNRFEPEYIQVRGKAQLIKRLKELAKGADRVLLASDPDREGEAIAWHLGMLLGVDIDSPCRVRVHEITPSGVAAALEDVGTLDMNKVFAQQARRVLDRLVGYKLSPLLWSKLQRGLSAGRVQSVALRLVCERQDEIDAFVPEEYWQVEVEALSDDGRSYTLKLEREDGRPVRLKNRDEAERVRGIIYRNPLVVSSFKSREGLRRPMPPFKTSTLQQEASRRLGYGPRRTMRIAQSLFEGVEIPGRGPVGLITYMRTDSLRLSDEAVGAFRAYVAGRFGDGYLSKEPNQFSQKGRSQDAHEAIRPTDVFLEPEALREHLTPEQYRLYDLIWRRAVASQMADAKVRTNTLEVQCGTLGLKCSGVEVLFEGWGGLWPLGVKDRSVPSARLGEELKAGEVRLEQRFTQPPGRYTEAGLIKELEEKGIGRPSTYATIIETLSDRGYVDRDEEKRLAPTTLGRYVNAFLVRHFPEVVQVDFTARMEDQLDRIEAGELEWRRPIEEFYGPFEVKLEEVQRTADRMSVPPEQTGESCPECGKPLVIKRGRFGEFVGCSGYPECRFTKRKETSTGVKCPKCGEGVLVMRKASKGKGKGRSFYGCSRYPECDYASWKKPSKGGDVTEVSDEV, encoded by the coding sequence ATGGCGGCGCGGGGTGCTTCCAAGGCTGCCGGGGCCTCCTCGGGTGCCAAGGGTAAGAGGTCCTCTTCTAAGGGATCGGCCGAGGGGTCGCGCAGGAGGTCGAAGCTTGGCGGCGCCCCGGCGGGGGGCACCCTGGTGGTGGTTGAGTCCCCCACGAAGGCCAGGAGCCTGGGCAAGATGTTGGGGGCGGGCTACACCGTGGAGGCCAGCCTGGGTCACGTGATGGACCTTCCTAAGGGAAGGCTCGGGGTTGACGTGGACAATAGGTTTGAGCCCGAGTACATCCAGGTTAGGGGTAAGGCTCAGCTTATAAAGCGCCTTAAGGAGCTGGCCAAGGGGGCGGATAGGGTTCTGCTCGCCTCGGACCCGGACCGGGAGGGGGAGGCCATCGCGTGGCACCTTGGGATGCTCCTTGGGGTGGACATCGACTCTCCCTGCCGGGTTAGGGTTCACGAGATAACCCCCTCCGGGGTGGCGGCGGCCCTTGAGGACGTTGGCACCTTGGACATGAACAAGGTGTTCGCCCAGCAGGCCCGCAGGGTTTTGGACCGACTGGTGGGCTACAAGCTTAGCCCCCTTCTTTGGTCCAAGCTTCAGAGGGGCCTTAGCGCCGGCCGGGTTCAGTCGGTGGCCCTGCGGTTGGTGTGCGAGAGGCAGGATGAGATAGACGCCTTCGTGCCCGAGGAGTACTGGCAGGTGGAGGTGGAGGCCCTTTCGGACGACGGGAGGAGCTACACCTTGAAGCTGGAGCGAGAGGACGGCAGGCCCGTGAGGCTCAAGAACCGGGATGAGGCGGAGCGGGTCCGGGGCATCATATACCGAAACCCGCTGGTGGTCTCCTCGTTCAAAAGCCGTGAGGGATTAAGGCGTCCCATGCCCCCCTTTAAGACCAGCACCCTGCAGCAGGAGGCCTCAAGGAGGCTTGGTTACGGACCGAGGAGGACCATGAGGATAGCCCAGTCCCTGTTCGAGGGGGTAGAGATACCCGGCAGGGGGCCTGTGGGGCTTATAACCTACATGAGGACCGACAGCCTGAGGCTGTCGGACGAGGCGGTAGGGGCGTTCAGGGCCTACGTGGCGGGCCGTTTCGGGGATGGGTACCTCTCTAAGGAGCCTAACCAGTTCTCCCAGAAAGGTCGAAGCCAGGATGCCCACGAGGCCATACGTCCCACCGATGTGTTTCTGGAGCCCGAGGCCCTGAGGGAGCATCTGACGCCGGAGCAGTACAGGCTTTACGATCTGATATGGAGGCGTGCGGTGGCCAGTCAGATGGCGGATGCCAAGGTTAGGACGAACACCCTGGAGGTTCAGTGCGGCACCCTGGGGCTCAAGTGTTCCGGGGTGGAGGTGCTGTTCGAGGGCTGGGGGGGTCTCTGGCCCCTTGGGGTGAAGGATAGGTCCGTGCCCTCCGCCCGCTTGGGGGAGGAGCTGAAGGCTGGGGAAGTGAGGCTTGAACAGCGCTTCACCCAGCCGCCGGGCCGGTACACCGAGGCGGGGCTGATAAAGGAGCTGGAGGAGAAGGGCATAGGAAGGCCATCCACGTACGCCACCATAATCGAGACCCTGTCCGACCGGGGTTACGTGGATCGGGACGAGGAGAAGCGGCTTGCCCCTACGACCCTTGGGAGGTACGTTAACGCCTTCCTGGTGAGGCACTTCCCGGAGGTGGTGCAGGTGGACTTCACCGCCCGGATGGAAGACCAGCTTGACCGCATAGAGGCGGGAGAGCTCGAGTGGAGGCGTCCCATAGAGGAGTTTTACGGGCCCTTTGAGGTGAAGCTTGAGGAGGTGCAGAGGACCGCGGATAGGATGTCGGTTCCGCCGGAACAGACCGGTGAGTCCTGTCCCGAGTGTGGGAAGCCCCTGGTGATCAAGCGGGGCCGGTTCGGCGAGTTCGTGGGGTGCAGCGGGTATCCGGAGTGTCGGTTCACCAAGCGCAAGGAGACCTCCACGGGGGTTAAGTGTCCCAAGTGCGGGGAAGGGGTTTTGGTGATGAGGAAGGCCTCCAAGGGCAAGGGTAAGGGCCGGAGTTTCTACGGTTGTTCCCGGTATCCTGAATGCGACTATGCCTCCTGGAAGAAGCCCTCTAAGGGCGGGGATGTTACGGAGGTGTCCGATGAGGTTTGA
- the dprA gene encoding DNA-processing protein DprA has protein sequence MDRDSMRAFLCLNRLFEGRAGHHLRRWVEGGGVPRDLLMSPKGFSQGGFKEDIFPKASSLFSSPWADREMERCHEIGVDLLFMGHGGYPGQLMDLKSPPAVLYVRGALRVPGSLGDGVAVVGTRRASGYALRVARCIGEFLGSRGIWTLSGGAEGVDGAAHDGALRSGGATCAVLGTGVDVVFPASHGELFRRITESGCLVSEYPLGTKGAQWRFPLRNRILAALAGRTVVVEAPRRSGALITASHALELGREVWAVPGRIGEPPCEGSNMLIYDGALALADIRLLDLSGGSGAADGAGEDGAGCREASLDPVDGVILKLLAQKGERTVDNLAVECKIGAADLMSRLCVLEARGVVYSPSPGRFSLSPHAPGRLRGMGC, from the coding sequence ATGGACCGGGATTCGATGAGGGCGTTTCTGTGCCTCAACCGGCTTTTCGAGGGCCGGGCGGGGCATCACCTTCGCAGGTGGGTGGAGGGCGGAGGGGTCCCTCGGGATCTTTTGATGAGCCCCAAGGGGTTTTCGCAAGGGGGGTTCAAGGAGGACATCTTCCCCAAGGCTTCGTCCCTTTTCTCTTCCCCTTGGGCGGATCGGGAGATGGAGCGTTGTCATGAGATAGGGGTAGACCTGCTGTTCATGGGGCACGGGGGGTATCCAGGCCAGCTGATGGACCTCAAATCTCCCCCGGCGGTGTTGTACGTCCGGGGGGCCCTCAGGGTTCCTGGTTCCTTGGGAGATGGGGTTGCGGTGGTGGGTACCCGCCGGGCGTCCGGCTATGCACTGAGGGTTGCTAGGTGCATAGGGGAGTTCCTGGGCTCCAGGGGTATTTGGACCCTTAGCGGCGGTGCTGAGGGGGTTGACGGGGCCGCTCACGACGGTGCCTTGAGGTCTGGTGGGGCCACCTGTGCGGTGCTCGGCACCGGGGTGGACGTGGTGTTCCCCGCTTCCCATGGGGAGCTCTTCAGGCGTATAACTGAGTCCGGTTGTCTTGTAAGTGAGTACCCGCTGGGCACCAAGGGGGCCCAGTGGCGTTTCCCCTTGAGGAACCGGATACTGGCGGCCCTGGCGGGAAGGACAGTGGTGGTGGAGGCCCCGAGGAGAAGCGGGGCCCTTATAACCGCGTCCCACGCCCTGGAGCTAGGCAGGGAGGTCTGGGCTGTCCCCGGCAGGATTGGGGAGCCCCCATGTGAAGGGTCCAACATGCTCATATATGACGGTGCCCTGGCTCTGGCGGACATCCGCCTCTTGGATCTCTCCGGTGGATCTGGCGCAGCTGATGGAGCTGGGGAGGATGGGGCTGGTTGCCGGGAGGCTTCATTGGACCCCGTCGACGGGGTCATATTGAAACTCCTTGCCCAAAAAGGGGAGCGGACTGTTGACAACCTGGCTGTTGAATGTAAAATCGGCGCCGCCGACCTGATGAGCCGCCTGTGCGTTTTGGAGGCCCGGGGGGTTGTGTACAGCCCGTCCCCTGGGCGTTTCAGCTTGTCCCCCCATGCCCCTGGGAGGCTGCGGGGCATGGGTTGTTAA
- the fliE gene encoding flagellar hook-basal body complex protein FliE, giving the protein MDVVRLDLSRYGVLGSRPIGSHAQAPSSPVTPFEEVLKSSMKQVNSLQMGADEMVRRLSLGEVEDVSQVSVAVEKAELALRTLVEIRNKLVDAYQQISRMPV; this is encoded by the coding sequence ATGGACGTTGTCCGATTAGATCTTTCCCGGTATGGGGTCTTGGGTTCTCGGCCCATAGGGTCCCATGCGCAGGCTCCGTCGTCTCCGGTCACTCCCTTTGAGGAGGTCCTCAAGTCCAGCATGAAGCAGGTTAACTCCCTTCAGATGGGGGCGGATGAGATGGTGCGGCGTTTGTCCTTGGGGGAGGTTGAGGACGTTTCCCAGGTGTCCGTGGCGGTGGAGAAGGCGGAGCTGGCCCTTAGGACGTTGGTGGAGATCCGCAACAAGCTGGTGGACGCTTACCAGCAGATATCGAGGATGCCGGTGTAG
- the codY gene encoding GTP-sensing pleiotropic transcriptional regulator CodY, with the protein MNTPSDLVESRPKILDPSAMQDLLEKTRLVARALQNRKDRGAPDYAKLSRLLCDLSAANVYIVSRDGRILGYAWISSYDCPIMVDILSSNTLPSSYMDRLNQYHESVLNHTDNGMCAYTDQPCTYSNKHVLYVPINGGGDRLGTLILARFGCPFDTRDLVLAEYLATVVGLEILHDRSRSIEERGRERLVVQMAMRALSYSEVESVRHIIQDLGGSEGVVVASKVADRVGVTRSVIVNALRKLSSAGIIESRSLGMKGTYIKVISSLFLEELGIEE; encoded by the coding sequence ATGAACACCCCTAGCGACTTGGTGGAATCAAGGCCTAAGATATTGGATCCGTCGGCCATGCAGGATCTTTTGGAGAAGACCCGTCTTGTGGCCCGGGCCCTTCAGAACCGGAAGGACCGGGGTGCTCCGGACTATGCGAAGCTCTCAAGGCTTCTTTGCGACCTCTCGGCGGCCAACGTGTACATAGTGAGCCGGGATGGCCGGATACTGGGTTACGCTTGGATAAGCTCCTACGACTGTCCGATAATGGTGGATATATTGTCCTCCAACACCCTTCCCTCAAGCTACATGGACAGGCTCAACCAGTATCATGAGTCGGTGCTGAACCACACGGACAACGGCATGTGCGCCTATACGGACCAGCCTTGCACTTACTCTAACAAGCACGTGCTGTACGTGCCCATAAACGGCGGCGGGGATAGGCTTGGCACTCTGATCCTGGCCCGGTTTGGCTGTCCTTTCGACACCAGGGATCTTGTGTTGGCGGAGTACTTGGCCACCGTGGTGGGGCTTGAGATACTTCACGACCGTTCCCGGTCCATAGAGGAGCGGGGCAGGGAGAGGCTGGTGGTTCAGATGGCCATGAGGGCCCTGTCCTACTCGGAGGTGGAGTCCGTGAGGCACATAATCCAGGACCTCGGGGGTTCCGAGGGGGTCGTGGTGGCCAGCAAGGTGGCGGACCGGGTAGGGGTCACCAGGAGCGTGATCGTGAACGCCTTGAGAAAGCTCAGCAGCGCGGGGATAATAGAGAGCCGGAGCCTGGGCATGAAGGGCACTTATATAAAGGTGATAAGCTCCCTGTTCCTGGAGGAGCTTGGCATAGAGGAGTAG
- the flgC gene encoding flagellar basal body rod protein FlgC has protein sequence MRVFRSVDVAGSALTAHRVWMDAISSNLANANTTRTPEGGPYVRRVPVFQERLMEALKDGSTASGVKVVSLEKDPLPPRMVYQPDHPDANQEGYVAYPNVNVVREMADMMVASRAYEANLTVVETGKAMWNSALEIMRG, from the coding sequence ATGAGGGTTTTCAGGAGCGTTGACGTGGCGGGTAGCGCCCTCACCGCCCATCGGGTGTGGATGGATGCCATATCCTCTAACTTGGCCAACGCCAACACCACCAGGACCCCCGAGGGGGGCCCTTACGTGAGGCGCGTCCCGGTCTTTCAGGAGAGGCTCATGGAGGCGTTGAAGGACGGCTCTACTGCCTCGGGGGTGAAGGTGGTGTCCCTGGAGAAGGATCCGCTGCCGCCCCGGATGGTGTATCAGCCGGATCATCCGGACGCTAACCAGGAGGGTTACGTGGCCTACCCCAACGTCAACGTGGTGAGGGAGATGGCGGACATGATGGTGGCCAGCCGGGCCTACGAGGCCAACCTCACGGTGGTGGAGACCGGTAAGGCCATGTGGAACAGCGCCCTGGAGATAATGAGGGGTTAG